The Christiangramia forsetii KT0803 DNA segment CTGGAGTATTGATTTCAAACGAAGAGAAAAAGGAAGAAAACGAACAGACTGCCGGAGATTTTCCTCTAAAAAGACCTGAAACACTTACCGCAGATGTGGTGCGTTTCCAAAATAATAAAGATAAATGGATTGCCTTTATCGGTTTAGTGGATGGGCGTCCTTATGAGATCTTTACTGGATTTGCAGATGATGAAGAAGGAATTTTAATTCCGCGTTGGGTAAACGAAGGTCTTATTATTAAGAATAGAAATGAAGATGGCACCTCTCGTTATGATTTCCAATATGAAAATAAACGAGGATATAAGACAACTATTGAAGGGCTTTCGCACAAGTTCAATCCAGAATTCTGGAACTACGCGAAACTAATTTCCAGTACACTGCGTCACGGAATGTCTATAGATAATGTGGTAGACCTTATTAATAGTTTGCAATTAAACAGTGAGTCTATCAACACCTGGAAAAATGGTGTGGTAAGAGCTCTTAAGCGTTTTATTGCTGATGGTACTGTTGCCAAGAAGGAAAAATGTACCAACTGTAATTCTTCAAACTTAATTTACCAGGAAGGATGTTTAACCTGTAAGGACTGTGGTTCTTCTAAGTGTGGTTAATCGTCCGGACTGTTATAACTGATAAAAAAGGCTCTCAATATGAGGGCCTTTTTTATTATTAAAAATTGTCATTTAGATACGTAGCATAGCGGAGTGAGAAATCTCTTGATCAATTCTAACTCAAAAGAGATCTCTCCCTTGGGGCGAGATGACATTGATTCTATAATCAAAAACACATTAAACTAGGTCATTTCGATTCGTAGCGAAGCGGAGTGAGAAATCTTTAATTCCTAATTGGTTACTGTTGTTTATTAATCATTGAAATTATTCCAACCTTACACTTCTAATTCCAACTGAATGTGGTTTCTGAAGTTTATCCTTTTCTATTCCAGGACCAATAGAAAATTGAATACTTTCCACGTTTTCCATTTTCAGCTTACCCGAATAAGAATGATCAAAATAATAAGGCAAAAATCCCGGATATGGTCTTGGTAACGTAACTGTTTTCACCGGTTTTAAATCTTCTATATTGATCTCTATATCCTGAATTTCATTGGTTAATTGAATCATTTTCCCGAAGGAAGCGCCATTATCCATTACCAAAGCAATCATCACTTTTTCTGAATTTTCGCCAAGGGATCTTCCGGTAAGCACTAATTTCTGTTTATCTAAAATTGATCTACTTCCTAGTTTTTCCTGAAAATTATATCTGAAAGAATAATCATAAATAGGCTCGGCATTGGTATTCTCTACATCTTCTTTAAATAAACTATCAATAACAACCTGGAATTCAGCTTCATTTTCATTAATCGGTACCAGATTGTTTTTCGGAGACCAATTGATCACCATTTTATCTGAATCTTTGGCGGCATTAAAAAGATTAATTGAAGTGTCTTCATTCAAAATTTTTGTTTGGAATTGCTTTTCTGAATAAAAATCCCAGTTTTCAGGACTTCCCGCTACCCCACCCGGAAAAGTAGTTTTATTTTCCTCTGTAGAAACAATAATTCGATATTCCAAAAATCCGTTCTTTAAAAGATTTTCTGGAACTTTAGCGGAGTAATCATAATTATTGGCTGCTTTTAATTCAACAGACTCGTAAGTACTTCCATTTTGGAACCAGGCTTCCACTTTTTCCACTTTGTTATTTGAAACCACAGTTGCTTCTATTTTCAGTTCACTGCCAGCCGTTGCTATATTGGTTGCTTCATGAACTAAATAAGTTTTATCTACGGTGCTTTCTTTGGCTTTAAATGCTTTAGGATCGAAATTTAATTCATGCTGATAGTCAGCGATATCGAAATCTTTTCCGCCAGATTTAATTAAATAAGTTCCAGGAGAAACTTTAAACTTTTGCCCTTCAGATTCCATAGAAACATTATTTCCTTTATTTAGCCCAGAAATCTTAAAATTTTCACCTAAATCATTCAATTTCAATTCCATCGTATTCTCCTTCCAGCTAATTACCGAAACCGTTTTTTCAAGACTATTACTCCCAAATGGATTCCTGATAAGAATAGGATCTGGCATTACTTCCAACCTCCAGACTCCGTCTTCCAGCTTATCCAGAAAATAAGCTCCTTTCCCTTGATATTTTATGATTTCCGAACTGCCATGGCCGGCAATTTTCTTTAATTCAGAAATATTCTTCGGTTTTATGGTATTGGTATTAGTATAAATAAAAGTTTCACCTGAATTATATGACGCTACATCTCCCTCATAACTGATCTTAAAATCTCCAAATTCAAGGCTTTCAGGATAGGTTCCCAAATCTTTTCGCATTGGAACTTCGTGAAAGATCTCCGAAGCGATCATGAGGGCCAGGGCTTTATGCGGAGTATAATTCAGGTTCATATAATGCGTGTTATACTCGGTATTCGCATAGGCTAAAAAAGTTGGATCATACGCAAAGTGGGTAGCGATCTGGATTCCGGCCTCCCTGAAACTTCTGGCCATCGCCGGATACATATAAGACTTGTTCACGTCTGCCGCATCAAATTCATATACCAGCTTCGTTTTATTATTCTTTTCGATTACATCATTAAATGGAATATTATAATCATTTACATTTGGCAATAAATTCCCTTCTAATTCTTTCTGAAATCCAAGGCCGGTTGGATACCACTGGAAAGTTCCTCCATCAATATTTGAAGTAAAATAAGTTTCAGCAAGCTGAATGCTATGGCTTACATTATAAAAAATGGGCTTCTCAGTTCCGCTTTTACGCATTGCCGAAACCATTCTATTGATAAATGACTTCACTTCTTCCGGAGTACCCCTGTGATGTGGTTCATTACTAACCTCAAAAGCGATTAGATTGGGCTCGCTCTTATAAGCCACACCCGTATAAGGATTTACATGATTAAGAAATTGAGCCAAATAATTCTGTTGAGCTTTAATCGCTTCAGGATTTGTTAAGCTTCCTTCTTTACCATATTTATTGGAAAATCCCGGAGTATCTTCATCCGGCTCCGGCCAGCCATTTCCCCAGTAAGCTATAGGTGTGATCACAAAATTGATATTTCGCTTCTTTAATTCATTCAATAAGTAATCAAAAGTTTCTAAATGTTCGTTTTCAATAAGATTTCCTTCAGTATCGCTAATCTCGGTATCCCAGACATGCAAACGATATAAATCAAAACCCAACCTTGAAAAATGATAAATATCCTTATCTATTTCAGCCTTGATATCCAGTCCTTTCTTTTCTGCAGAACGATACGCATGGGCAAATGGCACCGAGTAGTTCACCCCAAAGCCATAAACTTCCTCATTACTTCCACCCCATCGCATAATTCCTTCTTCATCTACATACACATCTTCTTTAGCATCATTCTGGGCTATCATTCCTGAAGAAAAGAATAGAAAAGCAATAAATAAGTATCTAAAATTCACTTTTAGGTTTTTCATCTTCAAAATTTTTCTAATTATATATCGCAGATTTCTATTCCTTCTCTAAGTGCGGCAAGTTTATCATCATAAGTCGGAATAAATTCCTGGGCTACAAATCCATCAAACCCTGTTGCGTGAATTGCTCGCATTATTGCAGGATAATAAAGCTCCTGTGAGTCATTAATTTCATTTCTCCCGGGGTTTCCGCCTGTATGATAATGATTTATATATTCGTGATTTTCTCTGATAGTTCTAATCACATCGCCTTCCATGATCTGCATATGGTAGATATCATACAATAATTTGAAATTTGGTTTATCCAGAGCTTTAGCTAGATTAACACCCCATGCGGTGTGATCACACATATAATCTGGATGGTCTACTTTACTATTAAGTAATTCCATTACCAGATTTACGTTCATGCTTTCTGCATAATCCAATAACGGCGTAAGGCCTTTTACGCAGTTTATAATTCCGGTTTTATCATCCATTCCGTTTCGGTTTCCCGAAAAACAGATCACATTTTTTATGTTATGTTCCGAAGCTTTTCTTATAAGACCTTTATATTTTTCCTGAAGCTGCGCATGGTTCGTCAGATCATTAAAACCTTCTGTGATACTGGCAAAATCGTCGGTCGCCATAGAACATTCAAGTCCTTCTTTTTCAACAATATCCCATTCAGATGGCTTTAAAAGATCAATCGCCTGGATTCCCATTGCTGCACAAGCTTTGGCAAATTTCTGAAGTGGAATATCCTGGTAACACCACCGGCATACCGCATGATTTATTTTTCCGGAGCCAAAAATCTTTTCAGAAGATTTATTTTTTTGTTCCAAATTGGAAGCAAACACACCTGAAACTCCTGTAAAACTTAGCAATCCTGCGCCAAGCCCCAGGTTTTTTAGTAATTTCCGCCTATTGATCTTGTCTGCCATAAAATTTATTTTTCTAAAATTAATAATAAATGTAAATATTACAATTATTATTCAGAAAAATTATTTCTCACGCCAGATTAAGCTATTTCAAAATTATAACCGGACTTTAAAAGTTTCTGATAATTCTTGTAATTGAATTTATAGAGGAACGCTCCCCTTTTACTGGTAGTTTTATCTTTTTCCTCCAACTTTTCTAAAACATTGAGCGACAAAACTTTTTTTCTGAAATTCCTTGCGTCAAGTTCACGCTGATAAATAGTTTCGTATAGGTTTTGTAGTTGTGGAATGGTGAACTTTTCAGGCAACAGCTCAAAACCAATCGGTTTGTATCTTGCATTTTGTTTTAGCTGTAGCAAAGCATCCTGTACCATTTCATTATGATCTAATATTAATGTAGGTAACAGATCTATTTCATACCAGTGTGCGCCATGCTCTTCCACTAGTTTTTCATCATATTCGTCTATTCTTATAAGAGCATATTGAGCCACCGAAATACAGCGATATCCGGGATCCCTATCCTTTTTTCCATAGCTTTTTAGCTGTTGCATAAATACATTTTCAAGCCCGGTAATTTCACTTAAAACTCTTTGTCCTGCAACGTCCAAATCTTCATCTAAGCGAACAAAGCTTCCAATTAAAGACCATTCCCCTTTTAATGGCTCTACCCGCCTTTTGAATACCAGCAGCTTCAACTTTCCTTCGTGGAATCCGAATATAATACAGTCGGTCGCTACATACATTTTCTCTTTAACCTGATAGAGATCACTGTTATCTTGAGTCATTCTCAGTTTTAATTTTGATAAAGATAGATAATCTAAAATTTTATTGAAATAATAATGAATGTATTTTATACGTTTATTATATTTGAAGATATTAAATTAAAAAATAACGTGTTGAGCAGCATTAGATCTTTTAAGGAAAAACCAAATGTTTTTGACAATTTTAAATCGGAAGTTGTTGTAGAATCACCAGGACGTATCAATCTAATTGGGGAGCATACAGATTACAATGAAGGCTTTGTCCTGCCGACAGCTATCGATAAAAAGATTATACTCAAATTTCAAAAAAATCATACAGAAAATTTCTGTCGTATTTATAGCGAAACTTTTAATACGGGATTTGAATTTCAATTAGATAAAGCCTTTGAAAAAGGGTCTGACTGGGAAAACTATATTTTAGGTGTGGTAAAAGAACTTCAATATCATAGTTCCAAACTGGAAGGTTTTGACTGTTTAATAGAAAGCAGGCTTCCTGTGGGTGCCGGCATTAGTTCTTCTGCCGCTTTGGAATGTGGAATTGCAAGTGGACTTAATGAACTCTTTGATCTTGGCCTCGATAAGCTGGACATCGTAAAATTATCTCAGAAGGCAGAAAATGAATTTGTAGGCTCCAATTGCGGAATTATGGATCAGTATTCCTCTGTAATGAGCAAAGAAGACCATATTATATTGTTAGACTGCAGAAGCCTGAAATCAGAATTTATTCCTGCCGACTTTAAAGATTGCAAACTACTGCTGTTAAACACCAATGTTTCTCATAATCTGGCAGATAGCGATTATAATTCACGAAGAGAAGAATGTGAAGCTGCTGTGGCTATTATACAGAAAGAAATGCCGGAAATAAAATCGGTTAGGGACCTCAGCTTTGAGATACTAAATCGATTTAAAGATCAACTCACCGGGAAAATGTACGAAAGATGCCTTTATGTCTTAAAAGAGAATGAACGTGTGCTCTCTGCTGTAAAAACATTAAAATCTGGTAGTTTAAAAAGTTTCGGGGATTTAATGTATTCTTCGCATGAAGGCCTTCAACATAATTATGAAGTTAGTTGCCCGGAACTGGACTTTCTAGTGGACTATTCAAGAGATAAAGAGTTTATCTATGGATCCAGAATGATGGGTGGCGGCTTTGGAGGCTGTACAATCAACCTTATTGAAAAAGACAAAATCGATGATTATATCGAAGAGGTGTCTTCAGCATATTTCAATAAATTCAATATAAAATTAGATGCTATAAGCGTTCATCCCGATGAAGGCACTAAAATTTTTAAAAAATAAGTAATGAAAACTGAACTGAATAATACACCACATAGGAGATATAATATTTTAACGGGAGAATGGATCCTGGTTTCACCACATAGAACAAAAAGGCCGTGGCAGGGTAAAACCGAAGAAACCAAAGTTATAAAAAAAGAAACTCACGACGCTTCCTGTTATTTATGTCCTGGAAACACACGTGCCAGTGGTGACACCAACCCAGATTATAAGGAACCGTATTCTTTTATCAACGACTTTTCTTCCTTGCTGCCAGACGCTCCGGAGATCGATTTTCAGGATGGATTATTAAAAGCCGAAAGTGAAAAAGGTATTTGTAAAGTTGTATGCTTCTCTCCAGATCATTCGCTTACCCTACCGCTTATGGAAGTTGAAGATATTACCAGGGTGGTAAAAATGTGGAAAAAGGAATATAAAGAATTGGGGGCTGTAGAGAATATTAATTATGTTCAGATATTCGAGAATAAGGGAGCGATCATGGGATGTAGCAATCCTCATCCGCACGGCCAGATTTGGTCTCAGTCCTCTGTGCCCACTGAAGTACTAAAGAAATCGGTGAAATTCAAGGAATATTGGGATCAAAATAAAAAAAGTCTGCTTTCAGATTATCTGAAACAGGAACTGGATGCAGATGAAAGAATTCTCGAAGAAAATGAGCATTTTGTAGCCCTTATCCCATATTGGGCAGTATGGCCATTTGAAGCGATGATCATTCCCAAAAGGCATCTTCAGCATATTGGTCAATTAAATTCTGAAGAAGAAAAAGCCTATGCTGAAATTCTAAAAAAGCTTACCATAAAATATGATAATCTCTTTGAAACATCATTCCCTTATTCTTCCGGAATACACCAAATTCCAACCGATGGAAAAGACTATCCCGAATGGCATTTTCACATGAGTTTCTATCCCCCATTATTACGTTCGGCAACGGTTAAGAAATTTATGGTGGGCTACGAGATGTTTGCGGGACCACAACGAGATATTACTGCAGAACAAGCAGCAAAAAGGCTAAATGAGCTATCTCCTGTGCATTATTCTAAATAATTTTAAATAAAGGGATGGAAAAAAAGGTAACTCTAAAAGAGCTCGCGAAACAGTTGAATGTTTCAATTAGCACGGTTTCAAAAGCTTTAAATGATAGTCCGGAGATAAGCCCTCAAACTCGTAAAAAGGTAAAGGAACTTGCAGATTTGAACTATTATGTTCCTAATGTCCTGGCACAAAATCTAAAAACAAGCCATACCAAGACCATTGGGGTTATTATTCCTGCAATTCTTCCTCATTTTTTCGCGGAAGCCCTTCATGGAATTGAAACCAAGGCTAGTGAGCTTGGCTATCGTATTATTATTTGTATTTCTAACGAATCTATTCAAAAAGAAGCCGAAAGTATTAAAACGCTTATCAACGGGCAGGTAGATGGCCTTATCATGTCTCTTTCAAAGGAAACTCAGGCAAAAATGGATATAGATCATATTAAAACTCTTTTCAATCATAAAGTTCCGCTGGTTCTTTTTGACAGGGTTTTGGATCAAATCTCTTGTGATAAAATACAAATTAACGATTCGCTCCAGGCTGAATTGGCTACCATGGAGCTATACAACTCAGGGTGTAAAAAAATAGCTTTCTTTTCAGGTATATCAAATACCAGTGTAAGTAATGAAAGAAAACAGGGGTATCTGGCTGCCCTTAAAAACCTGGATATCAAAGAGAAGGTCATCAGTTTTGATCCCGAAAAATTTCCAGAAAAAAAACTGGTAGGCCTTATTTCCAGAAAAGAAATTGACAGCGTATTGGCTTCAGATGAACTGGGAGCGATACTGGTAATGAAAAGTGCATTAGATGCAGGTTATAAAATCCCCAAAGATCTTTCTGTAATTGGCTTCACCAATGGTACCATGAGCAAACACTTTCGCCCTTCTTTAAGCACTGTAGATCAGCATGCGCAGGATCAGGGCAAATTAGCACTGGAAACTATGGTAGATCGAATAGAGGGAAAACTTTCTGAAAAGTTCAGCAATTATACATTGGAAACCTCCATTATACACCGTGATTCTACCAGAAGAAATTTCTAAGAAATAAACTATTCAGAAGTATGATACACCTCTAAGCACTTTTGTAGTCTTAAAAAGCTTAGAGATTTTTTAAAAAGAGCTTAAGCAAAATAAGCATAAACTCCTATAACTATAACCACAATTGCAATACCTACAGGCTTAACAAATCTCCATGGCGTAATATCCACCTGTTTGGTGTGCTCCTGTAAGTATGGAGTTTCTCTTGGCCATATCTTACCTATAACAAGCATTATCACAACGTTCAAAGCAAATAATATCGCCATAACATCCAGAAAGTGAGGATATGCACTTGCTTCTATTGCCGC contains these protein-coding regions:
- a CDS encoding LacI family DNA-binding transcriptional regulator → MEKKVTLKELAKQLNVSISTVSKALNDSPEISPQTRKKVKELADLNYYVPNVLAQNLKTSHTKTIGVIIPAILPHFFAEALHGIETKASELGYRIIICISNESIQKEAESIKTLINGQVDGLIMSLSKETQAKMDIDHIKTLFNHKVPLVLFDRVLDQISCDKIQINDSLQAELATMELYNSGCKKIAFFSGISNTSVSNERKQGYLAALKNLDIKEKVISFDPEKFPEKKLVGLISRKEIDSVLASDELGAILVMKSALDAGYKIPKDLSVIGFTNGTMSKHFRPSLSTVDQHAQDQGKLALETMVDRIEGKLSEKFSNYTLETSIIHRDSTRRNF
- a CDS encoding hydroxypyruvate isomerase family protein, translated to MADKINRRKLLKNLGLGAGLLSFTGVSGVFASNLEQKNKSSEKIFGSGKINHAVCRWCYQDIPLQKFAKACAAMGIQAIDLLKPSEWDIVEKEGLECSMATDDFASITEGFNDLTNHAQLQEKYKGLIRKASEHNIKNVICFSGNRNGMDDKTGIINCVKGLTPLLDYAESMNVNLVMELLNSKVDHPDYMCDHTAWGVNLAKALDKPNFKLLYDIYHMQIMEGDVIRTIRENHEYINHYHTGGNPGRNEINDSQELYYPAIMRAIHATGFDGFVAQEFIPTYDDKLAALREGIEICDI
- the galK gene encoding galactokinase, coding for MNVFYTFIIFEDIKLKNNVLSSIRSFKEKPNVFDNFKSEVVVESPGRINLIGEHTDYNEGFVLPTAIDKKIILKFQKNHTENFCRIYSETFNTGFEFQLDKAFEKGSDWENYILGVVKELQYHSSKLEGFDCLIESRLPVGAGISSSAALECGIASGLNELFDLGLDKLDIVKLSQKAENEFVGSNCGIMDQYSSVMSKEDHIILLDCRSLKSEFIPADFKDCKLLLLNTNVSHNLADSDYNSRREECEAAVAIIQKEMPEIKSVRDLSFEILNRFKDQLTGKMYERCLYVLKENERVLSAVKTLKSGSLKSFGDLMYSSHEGLQHNYEVSCPELDFLVDYSRDKEFIYGSRMMGGGFGGCTINLIEKDKIDDYIEEVSSAYFNKFNIKLDAISVHPDEGTKIFKK
- a CDS encoding UDP-glucose--hexose-1-phosphate uridylyltransferase, coding for MKTELNNTPHRRYNILTGEWILVSPHRTKRPWQGKTEETKVIKKETHDASCYLCPGNTRASGDTNPDYKEPYSFINDFSSLLPDAPEIDFQDGLLKAESEKGICKVVCFSPDHSLTLPLMEVEDITRVVKMWKKEYKELGAVENINYVQIFENKGAIMGCSNPHPHGQIWSQSSVPTEVLKKSVKFKEYWDQNKKSLLSDYLKQELDADERILEENEHFVALIPYWAVWPFEAMIIPKRHLQHIGQLNSEEEKAYAEILKKLTIKYDNLFETSFPYSSGIHQIPTDGKDYPEWHFHMSFYPPLLRSATVKKFMVGYEMFAGPQRDITAEQAAKRLNELSPVHYSK
- a CDS encoding NUDIX hydrolase is translated as MTQDNSDLYQVKEKMYVATDCIIFGFHEGKLKLLVFKRRVEPLKGEWSLIGSFVRLDEDLDVAGQRVLSEITGLENVFMQQLKSYGKKDRDPGYRCISVAQYALIRIDEYDEKLVEEHGAHWYEIDLLPTLILDHNEMVQDALLQLKQNARYKPIGFELLPEKFTIPQLQNLYETIYQRELDARNFRKKVLSLNVLEKLEEKDKTTSKRGAFLYKFNYKNYQKLLKSGYNFEIA